The DNA sequence TCGAGGGGTACCGGCCGCAACCCGGGCTCGACGACCTCGAGACGCTCGCCGCCCGGGTCCGCGAAGCCGGGATCGCGGTCGGCCTCCGGGTCACCGGCACACCCCGGACGCTGCCGCCCGGCCAGCAGCTGTGCGCGTTCCGCGTCGCGCAGGAAGCCCTGACGAACGTCCTCAAGCACGGCGGCGCCACGGCCGAACTGACGCTGGACTACCGGACCGAGCACCTGGTCCTCGCCGTCACCGATCCCGGCGGCGGGCCGGCCGGCCCGCCGAACCCGGGCGGGCACGGGCTGATCGGCATGCGCGAACGGGCCCGGATGTACGGTGGCGTGATCGAGATCGGCCCCCGCGACCCGGCCGGGTTCGCCGTCGTGCTGACGCTGCCGTACCCGCGGCCGCTCGCCCAACCGCAGGAGCCCGAGTGACGAGTGTGCTGGTGGTCGACGACCAGGACCTCGTCCGCGCCGGGTTCGTCGCGCTGCTGGGCGCGGTGCCGGACATCGACGTCGCGGGCGAAGCGCGTGACGGCCTGGAGGCGATCGGGAAGGCGGCGGCGCTGCGGCCGGACGTCATCCTGATGGACATCCGGCTCCCGGGCCTGGACGGCGTCAAGGCGACCGAACGGATCCTCGCCACGGCCGAGGCACCGCGCCCGAGCGTGCTGATGCTGACCGTCTTCGACCTCGACGAGTACGTCTACACGGCGTTGCGCGCGGGCGCCGCGAGCTTCCTGCTCAAGGACAGCCCGACGGAGACGCTGATCGCCGGCATCCACGCGGTCGCCCGCGGCGACATGCTGTTCGGCCCGACGATCACCCGCCGGCTCGTCGAGGCGTTCACCCGGACACCGCCGGAATCGCCCACCGAGTCACCGGCACTGGCCGCGCTGACCGACCGCGAGCTGGAGGTGCTGCGGTTCGTCGGCACCGGCGTCCCGAACGGCTGGATCGCGGCCGAGCTGCGGGTCAGCGAAGCGACGGTGAAGACCCACCTCAACCGGCTGATGGCCAAGCTCGGCATCTCCAGCCGCGCGCAGGCCGTCGTGGTGGCCTACGAAACCGGGCTGGTCCGGCCGGGAGCTTGAGCAAGGTCCCGCCGCACGGCGGGCATGGTGCGCTCCGGGCCGAAGCCGAGCTCGCGGTTGACGCGGATCATGTGCGCGTTCTCCGCCCCGGTCGTGGTGCTGATCCGCGCGGGTCCCGGAAGCTCGGCGAGCAGCCACCGCACCGGTCTCCTCGTGGATCGCGACGACAACCCGCTGTTCGAGCCCCGGTGCCCACCGGGCAGCGGGTTCCTCAGCCGCCCGATCAGTTCCGCCGGCGGAAGCCGCGGCTTCCGCGACACGCTCACCCGGTGCGAGCGCCCGAACACCTGATCGAATAAGCTCCGCCCATGTCCGAGTCAGACCCGCAGCTCGAGCGCATCCGCAAGCTCCTGGCCAAGGCCGAGGACCCGGCGGTCACCGAAGCGGAAGCCGAGGCGTATAACAAGAAGGCCGCCGAGCTCGTCGCCCGGTACGGCATCGACCAGGCGATGCTCGCGGAGACCGGCGCGAGCGTCGACGACATCGGCACGCTCACCATCCCGATGGACGACCCCTACAGCCGGGACAAGGCGAGCCTGCTCACCTCGGTCGCCTACCCGCTGCGCTGCCGGACCCTGCTGCACCGCGTCGGCCAGAAGGTCGAGAGCGTCACGGTGTTCGGCTACCAGTCCGACCTCGGTCGCGTGGAGCTGTTGTTCACCAGCCTCCTGCTGCAGGCGAGCACCCAGCTGAACCGCGTCCGGCCCGGCGGTTTCTTCCCCGGCGAGTCTCTCGCCGCGTACCGGCGCACGTGGCTGCACGGTTTCGCCCGCGCGGTCCACGAACGGCTTTCGCTGGCCGAACAAGAGGCCGTCCGCACGGCCGCGCCCGGCGCGCGCTCGGCGGAACTCGTGGTCCGCGACCGCTCGGCCCTGGTCCAGCACCGCTTCGACGAGGAGTACGGCGACCTGCGCTCGGCCGCGCCCCGGCGCCTGTCCGGCAGCGGTTACCTCGACGGCCACGACGCCGGCACGAAGGCGAACCTCGACCCGTCGGCACTGACGCGGCGGCGAAGGGCCTTGCCCGTCCGCTGAGCGTCGCCGCCATCCCGCGGTCCCGATGCCGGAGCACACGGCCCGCCGCCGGCAGCCCACCCACGAGCGCCCGGGTCGTCAAGGTCTGCCCGTTCACGGGGACGCCGGCGGGTTGGCCGGTGCACTCGTCGACGGCCTGCGTCGAGCCGAACGGCTGGATGAACCGTCTCAGGGATCACCCCGATGGACCTCCGCGCCACCACCTGCTAATTTTTGTTTGCATGTGGAGGACGCCGTGACCGAGCCCACCGGGGACGAGCTCGTCCGGCTGCTGGGGACCCTGGCGAACCCGCACCGGCTGCGGATCGTCGCGGCCTTGCTGGCCGAGCGCGCCTACGTCAGCGAGCTGGCGCGCGAACTGCGGATCAGCCGCGCGCTCCTGCAGGTGCACCTGCGCAAGCTCGAGGCCGCGGGCCTGGTAACGGCCAGCTTCGAGGTCGGCGAAGACGGCAAGACGCTGCGGTTCTACGAGCTCACGCCGTTCTCCGTCGTGCTGACGCCGAAGGCGATCGCGGCCGCCGTGCCGACGCTGACCACACCGGAGTCCGTCCGCGGGGACGGCGAGGAGGGACGGACATGAACTGGCACCAGTGGCAGGAGATCATCGGCGTGACCGGGGTCTTCGTCCTGATCACCGTCGTGCTCACGGTCGGGATCGTGCAGCTCGCCACGAGCTGGCGCGCCAAGGCCGCGCTGGCCCGCGAGCACGAATACCGGTCGCTCGCGGAGAAAGCCGTGCGGACGCAGGAGGAAACCGAACGGCAGCTGCGGGACGTCCAGGACCGCCTGCGGTCCATCGAACACGTGCTCAAGGAGGTCGACTGACCTGAGGCCCTGGACCGCCGAGCGGCAACTCGGCGGCCCAGGAAGAAGAAGCACCCACTCGCCCGAGGGCGAGCTCTCATCGGATCACTCCTTCACGGAAGGACTTTAGTTCATGCTGCCTGCAGGCACGCCCGTGGTCGAACGCGTCGCGCGCTGGTCGACGCACCACCGCGCCGCGGCGATCTTCGGCTGGCTCGCGCTTGTCGCGCTCGCCTGGGTCATCGGCACGTTCACTCCCGGCACCGACGCGCGCTCGAGTCCCGCCGGCGACGCCGGCACCGGCCAAGCGGCCCTCGACCGCCAGGACGCCCGCGAACCGTTCTGGGAAAACGTCCTGGTCCCCCGCGATTCTCCCGCCACCACAACGGACTTGGTGACGGCGCTGGCGGCGTCCGGCGCGGTGGCCGACATCCGCAGCCCACTGGTAGATCCGGCGCAGGTCTCCGCCGACGGCCGGTCCGGCCTGGTCACCTTCCGGCTTCTCGGCACCGGCACCGAAATCCGGGCGAACCTCGTGACGGCGACCGCCGCCGTCGACGCGGTGGCCGCGCGGCACCCGGGTGACCGGCTCGCGCAAGCGGGCGACCTCAGCGTGTCCGGCGCGGTCGACCGGAGCATCAAGGAGGACATCGGCCGGTCCGAGACGCGCTCGCTCCCGCTCACCCTGCTGATCCTGCTGGTCGTGTTCGGGTCGCTGGTCGCGGCGGCGATCCCGGTGCTGCTGGCGGGCACCACCGTGCTCGCGACGTTCGGCCTCCTGTCCGCAGTGGACAACTGGATTCCGGTCAACAGCGCCACTTCCTCGATGACGCTGCTGATCGGGATGGCCGTCGGCGTCGACTATTCGCTGTTCTTCCTGCGCCGCGTCCGGGAAGAACGCGCGCACGGCGTCGAAGAGTCGATCCGGATCGCGGCGCGGACGTCCGGGCACGTGATCGTCGTGTCGGGACTGACGGTCGCGCTGTGCGTGACCGGCCTGCTGTGCACCGGCCTCGACAACCTCCGCGGCCTGACGGTGAGCACCATCCTCGTCGTCGGGCTCGCGGTCCTGGCGTCGGTGACGGTGCTCCCCGCCACGCTCTCACTGCTCGGAGATCGCGTCGACCGCGCGCGAATCCCGTGGCTGGGCCGGCGTCGCACGGTCGCGACGCGCTCGCGGTTCTGGGCCGGCGTCGCGTCGATCGTGACCCGGCGGCCGGCGCTGTGGACCGGGATCGCCGCCGGGCTACTGGTCCTGCTCGCCCTGCCCGCGATCGGGATCCGGCTGCAGGACCCGGCCCCGACCGAAAGCCTGCCGCGCAGCGTCCCGGTGATCGACGCGGCCGCGCGCGTCCAGGAGGCTTTCCCGGGCAGCACCATGCCGGCGCACGTCGTCCTGTGGAGCGACCGCGGCCCGGTCGACACACCCGCGGTCCGCCGGGCGATCGACGAATTCACCGCCCGGACCCCGAAGCCGGCAGTCGTGGTACCCGTGGGTGACGCGCTCGTCGTGCGCGTCCCGCTCGGTGGTTCCGGGAACGACGAAGCGGCCGACCGCACCCTCACGGCGTTGCGGGAAACCCTGCTGCCCCAGACGATCGGCCGGCTCGACGGCGTCCGCTTCGCGGTCGCGGGCCGGACCGCCGAGGCCCACGACTTCACCGCGCAAGTCCTGGATCGGGCGCCCTACGTCTTCGGGTTCATCCTGCTGCTCGCGTTCGTGTTGCTGCTCGTGGTGTTCCGTTCGGTGGTGGTGCCGGCGGTGTCGATCCTGCTCAACCTGCTGTCGGTCGGCGCGGCCTACGGCGTCCTCACGCTGGTGTTCCAGGACGGCTTTCTCGCGCCACTAGTGGGTTTCACCCCCTACGGCGGGGTGCTCGGCTGGCTGCCGATGTTCCTGTTCGTGCTGTTGTTCGGCCTGAGCACCGACTACCACATCTTCATCCTGAGCCGGATCCGCGAACGCCGCCAGGCGGGCCGCCCGGCGCGCGACGCGATCGTCGAAGGCACGGCGGGCAGTTCCGGCGTGGTGACGAGCGCGGCGCTGATCATGACGGGCGTGTTCAGCATCTTCCTGAGCCTCGCGGCGATCGAGTACAAGATGCTGGGCCTGGGCATGGCTTTCGCGATCCTCCTGGACGCGACGGTGGTCCGGGGCGTCCTGCTCCCGGCGGCCCTGTCCCTGTTCGGCGACCGCCTGTGGAACCCGGTAGCACCTCGGGAAGATCCGTCCAGGACGTTTCACTTTTCCTGACAGATCGCCTCCCGCACGGTGACCGGTCATCGCGGCTTTCTTCCGCACCACCACGATGACCGGTCACCGGCTCAGACGAGCAGTTCGACGACCGCGCCCGCTGTGTCGGCCGCGCCGAAGTAGTCGCCGGTGGCCAGGTCCGCGCCGGCGTCCCGCCACCAGTCCGCCTGGCCCGCGGTGTCGATGCCGTCGACGACCAGCGTGGCGCCGACCTGCCGGACCAGGGGCACCAGCTCGCCGAGGAACGTCGAGTCCGTCCACGCCTGCCATTCGGCGAGCCGCCGGGCGACCCGCACGACCCCGACCGGGAGGTCCTCGATCGCCCGCAGGTCGTCCGGCCCCATGCCGAACTCGTCGAGCAGCACGCGGACGCCGAGCCCGGTCAGCGCGGTCAGGTTCTCGACCACCCCGGACGTCCCCAGCGCGCCGACCGGGACCCCGATCATCAGCTGTTCCGGCGGCAGGCCGGAGTCCGCCAGCAGCCCGGTGACGCGGGTGCCCAGCGCCTCGTCCGTCACCTGGTGCTCGGTGAGGCCCGCGACCACGGGCAGCCCGAAGTCCAGGCGCTGGTGCCACCACTCGCCCTGCCGGCTCGCCGTCCGCAGCGCCCAGTCGCCCAGCGGCAGGACGAGCCCGGTCGCTTCGGCCAGCTCGGCACAGCGTTCGTGCGCCAGCGGCTCGCTCGGCCGGTCCCAGTGCAGCCGCGCTTCGACGCCGGCCAGCTCACCGTCCGCAAGCCGCACCATCGGCCGGTACCGCACCTCGATCTCGCCGTTCTCCCACGCCCCGGCCATGCCGACGGCGAGCCCCTGCGCCCGCCGGTCCGCGGCGTCGGCGACCGGGTCGAACATCTTCCACTGCCCGCGCCGCCGGGCCTTGGCCCGCCGCAGCGTCTGGTCCGCCGCGCGCAGCAGCTCACCCGGGTCGATGCCCTTCACCGGCCGGTGCACCACCCCGGCACTGGCCGACAGCGCCAGCCCGTGGCCCTCGACGAAGAACGGCTCGGCGAGCTCGTCGTTGATGGCGCGCACGATGGTGTCGATGGACGGCGTCATCGCCGTGTTCTCGATCAGGATGCCGAACTCGTCGCTGTGGAAGCGGGCGATCATCGCCCGCTCGTGCGCCACGACGGCCTTCAACCGCTGCGCGAAGTGCACGAGCACCCGTTCGCCGACGCGCCGGCCGAGGCTGTTGCAGATCATGCCGAACGCGTCGAGGTCGACGTGGAGCAGCGTGACGCCGTGGACCGGGTCCGCGCGCCGCAGGGCCGCCTCGAGGTGGGTGCCGAAGTACTGGCGGTTCGGCAGGCCGGTCAGGACGTCGTGCAGGGCCTGCCGGCTCAGCTCGCTCTGCAGCAGCATCAGCTCGGTGCCGTCCTCGACCACCACGACGAAGTGCCGGGGCCGGTCACCGGCGTCGCGCAGCAGGGACGCGGTGAGCGAGATGCGCGCGACGTCACCGTCCTTGCGCAGCAGCCGCTGGGACTGCCGGATCCGGTCGCGGCCGCCGTCTTCGAGCAGTGTCTGCATGGCTTCACGGAAGATCTCGACGGAATCCGGGTGCACGAGGTCGTAGAGCCCCATCCCGGTCAGCTCGCCGGAGGGGTGGCCGAGCATGTCGGCGAGCGCGGTGTTGGCCCGCGCGATCCGGCCGTCGAGCCGGACGACCGCGATGCCGCTCGCCGACGACGTGACCACCTCGTCGAAGCGCGCTTCGCTCTCCTTGAGGTTCCACTGCGCGTCCCGCACCGCCTTGAGCAGCGACAGGTGCATGATCTCCTGCTGGTCGAGGACGCTGCGTTCGTGCGCGAGCAGGAAGCCGCAGGACAATGCGCCCAGCCCGAGCACGATCCGCTCGGCGAACCGGTCCGGCGGCTGGAGTTCCGCCAGCGCCGGCAACCCCTTTCCGAGGACGTCGAGCGTGCACCGCAGGCCCGGCTCGCCGACGTAGCCGAGCGACACCAGCCGTTGCCCGATCCGCTCCGCGGCCGAGGTGCCCGCCGGCCGCTCCAGCAGGTGCGCGCAGAAGGCGTCGAGCAGGCCGCGCAGTTCTTCCTCGAGCCCTTCGCGGCTCAGTGACACGACGGTGACGCCACTGAGCAGATACGCCCACTTGCGGGCGAGCAGGTTCCGCTCGCGCGCCGGATCGGACGTATCCGCCGAACCGTCCGGCCGGTGATCGGGTTTCGCCATTTATTCAGCCTTGCTGTGCTTTCGCTCGCGCGGATCGGTCACCGTCGGCGTTCTTGCTGCCGATTCCCGCGTAAACCAGTGTGTTCATGTCGGCGGTCCCGGAGATGTCCGACGGACCGGTCGGCCGCCATTCGCCGCACCCGACCAGACCGGGTTCGACGATTTCGAATCCGGCGAACAACGCGGTCACTTCTTCGTGCGTTCGCAATGTCACCTGGTCCGGGCTCCGGCTTTCCTTGATCGCGTCGGTCGCTTCGGTGAGGTTCTCGCCCTGGTGGTCACCCGTGACGTGGGTGACGGCGAGAAAACTGCCGTCCGCCAGGGCCGCGCGGTAGCGGCCGACGAGCTCGCGCGGCCCGGACTCGTCCGGGATCCAGTGCAGCATCAGCAACATCAGCAACCCGAGCGGCTCGTCGAGGTCGAGCAGGCCGCGGACCTGCGGGGAGTCGAGGATCTTCTCGGGGTCACGCATGTCGGCCCGCACGATCGCGGCGTGATCGTTGCCCGCCAGCAGCAGTTCGCTGTGCGCGACCGCCACCGGGTCGCGATCCACGTACACCACCCGGCATTCCGGGTCGCAGGCCTGCGCCACCTCGTGCACGTTCGCCACCGTCGGGATCCCCGAGCCGACGTCGAGGAACTGCCGGATCCCGTGGCCGACCATGAACCGCACCGCGCGCCCGAGGAACGCGCGGTTCACGCGCGCGGCCTCGCGCAGGCCGGGCATCACGTGCTCGATCTGCGCGCCCACGGCGCGATCGACGGCGAAGTTGTGCCGTCCCCCCAGCATGAAGTCGTAGGTGCGCGCCATGCTCGGCACGGAGATGTCGACACCCGGTGGCACCCATTCCGGTGATCGTGTCACAGAGAACACCTTCTAGTCACATCGGGAATGGCCCCGAGTTTAGCCATCCCGCGCGGTTCCCTCGCTGCGCCATATGCGTGACCGCAGACCACCCGTTCGGGCACTGTCACGCTCGACCGGACGCGCCTACCGTAGGCCGTCTCGTTGGCGGAATCCACACAATGGCGTAACGAGGAGTCCTCATGACCGTCCCGGTCGCACCGGGCCGGTGGCCTTTTCTCGGGCACACCCCGGCGCTCCTTCGGCGACGCTTCGTATTCACCGACGCATTGCACGAACACGGCGAGATCGTCAAAATCTACCTCGGCCCGGCACCCACCTACTTCGTCACCAGTCCACGGCTGAGTCACGAAGTGCTGGTCACGGCCGGGCCGAAGTTCCGCAAGGGCGCCATGTTCGACAAGTTCCGGCCGTTCGTCGGGAATGGCCTGGTGCTTTCGAACGGTGACTTCCACATGCGGCAGCGGCGGCTGATGCAGCCGGCGTTCCACCGCGACCGCTTGACCGCGTACGTGGAAACCATGCGCCGCGCGGCCGCCGAACTGGGCGACTCGTGGCAGCCGGGCGAAGTGCGGAAGATCGACGAAGACCTGCAGGGCCTGGCGGTGACGATCGTCGGCGAGGCCCTGTTCTCCACCGAGCTCGGGAAAGAGGCGATCGCCGAAGCACGCCGTTCCATCTATCTGATCATCCAGCAGGGAATGATTCGCGCGCTGTCGCCGAAGTTCGTCGAAAAACTGCCGATTCCCGGAAACCGCCGGTTCGACGAGGCCATCACCCGGATGCAGGCGATCGTGCTGGAGGTGATCCGCGAGTGGCGGGCCGACGGCGTCGACCGCGGTGACCTGCTGTCGATGCTGCTGCTGGCCGGCATGACCGACGAGCAAGCGCGCGACGAGGTCCTCACCCTGCTCACCGCCGGAATCGAGACGACCGCGCTCGCGCTGGCCTGGACGTTCCACGAGCTCGGCCGCAACCCCGACGTGGAGGCGCGGGTGCACGCCGAAGTCGACGAGGTACTGGCCGGCCGCCCGGTCACCGGCGACGACCTGCACCGGCTGGTCTACGTCCGGCAGGTCGTCGACGAGGTGCTGCGCCAGTACCCGCTCTGGATGCTGATGCGCCGGACCCTCACCGAAGTCCGGCTCGGCGACGAGCGGCTGCCGGAGGGGGCCGAGGTGATCGTCAGCCCGCACGCCCTGCACCACGATCCCGCCAGCTTCGAGGCTCCCGGGCGGTTCGATCCCGACCGCTGGTCGCCGGAGCGCGCGAAGCAGCTGCCGAAGGGTGCGTTCATCCCGTTCGGGGCGGGCTCCCGGCAGTGTGTCGGGAACGTCTTCGCCCAGAACGAAATCGTCATCACCGTGGCCACGGTGGCCGCGCGCTGGCGGCTGGTCCCGGTCCCGGGCCGGCCGGTGCGCGTCAAGTTCACCTCCGCCGCGTACCCCGAAAGCCTGCCGATGACGGCAGTCCGTCGCTAGTTGGAGGTAGTTCTCCTTGCTTCGCCAAGCTTTCCGCCGCCTTTGTGCTGCCCTGCTCCTGATCGCGGCGGCGATGTCCGTACCGATCCCGGCCCACGCGGACACGGTCACCTGCCAGGACCTGTACGTCCCGGTCGCGCTGGGCCGAATGCACGGCCGCCTCTGCGCGCCGTCCCAGGCCGAGACGGTGGTGGTCCTGATCCCCGGCGGCACGTACAACGCGTCCTACTGGGACATCGCCTACACGCCGGAGCTGCGTTCGTTCCGCCTGGCGATGAACCAGGCCGGCGTAGCGACCCTCGCGGTCGACCGCATGGGCACGGGCTCGAGCTCCCAGCCCCTGAGCGCCCTCTTGTCGGCAACAGCCCAAGCGAACGCGGTCCACCAGGTGATCCAGTCGATCCGCACGCGCTTCACGAAGGTGATCGTCGGCGGTCACTCGATCGGCTCGGCGATGGCGATGATCGAGGCCGGAACCTTCCACGACGTCGACGGCGTCCTGGTGACGGACATGACGCACCGGATGAACTACGTCACCGTGATCCCGGTGCTGGCCAACATGATCCCGGCACCCCTGGACCCCCGGCTCGGCAGCCGCGGCCTGGACGCGGGCTACCTGACGACGTCCCCGGGAACCCGCTACACGGCGTTCCACACCCCCGGCCCGAACGACCCGGGCGCGATCGCGTACGACGAGTCCACAAAGGACGTCTTCGCGGTGACGGAGGCGGTGGACACGATCGCGATGACCACGGTGGTCATCCCGGCTTCCCAGCAGATCACGGTCCCGGTGTTCCTGGTGGTGGGCGACGACCCGCACTTCTGCGGCCCCCTGGCGAGCGACTGCTCGTCGCCGGAGGCGCTGCGGGCTTCGGAGGCCCCGTTCTTCGCCCCGGCGGCGCGCCTGCAAACGTACATCCTGAACGGCTACGGCCACGCGATCAACTACGCCCCGAACGCCGGAACGTACTTCACCCAGGTGACGAACTGGCTCCAGACCGTTTCCTGACAGGCAGAAAGAGGACAAGGAATTGCCAGTTCGATGACACCGACGCACGCCGGTTGCCACACTTGTTTCCCCTGGATCACAAGCCAGACAATAAGCACAGATACAATCCAAAATTCCAGGAAAAACGAGAACGCCAAGCCATTCCGCAAATGCTAGCTTGCTAATTTTAACTCAATCTACCGCCAATTTCGAATTACCCAAGGGGAGCCTGGAGGACACCCCGAAAGAGGGGGCATAGGTGCATCCGAGTAAGCTGATTTAACTAATCCACCCCACATCCCCCATGCGTCAAGTCCATCCAGTTTTGACCCGCCATGACCACTCACATCAGACCAAGACTGACGTCTGCAAACAAACCGAGGATTCCCGCTGACGGGCAAGCAACGGACACCGAAGTAGCCACTCCTCCACTTGCAGGTTTGCGTCAAGTAATTCGAGAATCCAAGTAAAACTCTAACTGAATTCATTAACCGCCCGAATTGTCACTCCAAAAATTTCTTCCACGCTAATTTCTGTATAGATATTTTCCGCTTTCGAGCTTCTTCACTAAGGCGATCTGCAATTTCAGTCTCATCACCCTGAAAGACCAGGTTTATCCTGCGCTCGGGTCGAGTTTCGACGTGATCATACTCCTCAGGGGACGCCCAAAAACATTTCATGCACGTAGCGGAATCTCGAATCGTCCAGTTGGGACAATGCTCACACGACCAAGACTTCGAGCGATTATCTGAAGCGCAAAGAGGCATATAGTCAGCGAGGTTAAGGTCGTCGGGGTCACCGGCAATTTCAAATGGAACCCGGTGGTCACACTGCAGTTCTCGACCCTCAAATTTACCTGCACATATAGCACATATATAATTATGTTCCGCATTTACTGAGTCGCGAAACTTTTTTGGTATACTAACGCGACCGGCCCGCCCAACGGACATTTGCTCGACGAGCGTATAACTAGCAATGCGTTTGCCGGTACTGTTCCTAACTGAGGCTGACTGCACGGTCACGCCAGCGTCTCGCAAATCTCTGATAGCACGCGGCGGATGCTCATACCCCATCGCCGAAAGTTGCTCCGTTGTCAACGTCTCATACTCAAGCAAATGATCACGAGCCCGAGCTGCGCGCTTGGACATCGACAGCCTCATGATCCAAACAACAAAATCATCACCGTACTGAGCCTTCACGCCACCATTCACAGACCCATCATAGTACATGTACTCGATTGACAGGAATAATAACTGCCAAGAACTTCGCTACGCACTGTCGGGTAACATTTTTGGATGTCAGATCGACAGAAGTCAACAACTAACGCACGACCGAAAATAATGCGTCTTGCGACATAGGCTCGAGACCCAGGCCAAGGCAGGAATCGACCCTATCGGGGCCACCAAGGCGTTCCATCAGCGCAGGTGAGACATACAGAGATTCCACAGTAGTTTGACTCTTACCCATAAGCGTAGCTTGAGAGGAGAGACCCGCCACGATGTGGCGGTGAGTAAGTCCAAGTTCCGACGGGAGCGCATAGCCGTATTTGTTGTCATCAGTCACGACATCATATGAAACAACAAAAGAGACTTTGTTGTCCACGGCTTTCTGCAAGACATCAACGAAGACATCACGCTGCAGCCCTTTGAGGTAGCGATGATCTGGCACATCACTTGTGCCTTGGTAAGGCGGGTCGAGATACACAAGATCATCCGCATCAGCGTTCACCAGCGGCTCCTCGTAACCACAGGCTTCCACTTTAGCGCCCTGCATTAACCCCGAAGCCGCAGCAATACGCATAGCTATATTGTGCGGCTTCGCACCAAGGCGCCTATGATCCGCACCTTGATTAAAGTCACCAGTCTTCTGACTGTAGCGTACAGCAGCTTTAACACACCTGCACAGGAGATACAGTAAAAGCGCGGGCTCGTGCGTAGCATTGAACTTGTCTCGAATCGACAGATAGTACCCACGTGGGTCAGCAAGCTGCTCATTCCACATACGCGCGTATTCGCCGACAAGCCGCTCCGGATCTTCAATGATCAGCCGCCACATTTCCATAAGCGGTTCATTGACATCAGAAAGTAATATCGAAGAGGCTAGCCCATAGTAGCGAGCCGCTAACGAAATCGCTCCCGATCCCGCGAACGGCTCAATCAACCGGGAGACACCACCATCAGGAAAAAGCGAAAGGATTTGCGGCGCAAGCAATCGCT is a window from the Amycolatopsis sp. NBC_00355 genome containing:
- a CDS encoding response regulator transcription factor, whose product is MTSVLVVDDQDLVRAGFVALLGAVPDIDVAGEARDGLEAIGKAAALRPDVILMDIRLPGLDGVKATERILATAEAPRPSVLMLTVFDLDEYVYTALRAGAASFLLKDSPTETLIAGIHAVARGDMLFGPTITRRLVEAFTRTPPESPTESPALAALTDRELEVLRFVGTGVPNGWIAAELRVSEATVKTHLNRLMAKLGISSRAQAVVVAYETGLVRPGA
- a CDS encoding ArsR/SmtB family transcription factor, with the protein product MTEPTGDELVRLLGTLANPHRLRIVAALLAERAYVSELARELRISRALLQVHLRKLEAAGLVTASFEVGEDGKTLRFYELTPFSVVLTPKAIAAAVPTLTTPESVRGDGEEGRT
- a CDS encoding DUF2786 domain-containing protein gives rise to the protein MSESDPQLERIRKLLAKAEDPAVTEAEAEAYNKKAAELVARYGIDQAMLAETGASVDDIGTLTIPMDDPYSRDKASLLTSVAYPLRCRTLLHRVGQKVESVTVFGYQSDLGRVELLFTSLLLQASTQLNRVRPGGFFPGESLAAYRRTWLHGFARAVHERLSLAEQEAVRTAAPGARSAELVVRDRSALVQHRFDEEYGDLRSAAPRRLSGSGYLDGHDAGTKANLDPSALTRRRRALPVR
- a CDS encoding cytochrome P450; the encoded protein is MTVPVAPGRWPFLGHTPALLRRRFVFTDALHEHGEIVKIYLGPAPTYFVTSPRLSHEVLVTAGPKFRKGAMFDKFRPFVGNGLVLSNGDFHMRQRRLMQPAFHRDRLTAYVETMRRAAAELGDSWQPGEVRKIDEDLQGLAVTIVGEALFSTELGKEAIAEARRSIYLIIQQGMIRALSPKFVEKLPIPGNRRFDEAITRMQAIVLEVIREWRADGVDRGDLLSMLLLAGMTDEQARDEVLTLLTAGIETTALALAWTFHELGRNPDVEARVHAEVDEVLAGRPVTGDDLHRLVYVRQVVDEVLRQYPLWMLMRRTLTEVRLGDERLPEGAEVIVSPHALHHDPASFEAPGRFDPDRWSPERAKQLPKGAFIPFGAGSRQCVGNVFAQNEIVITVATVAARWRLVPVPGRPVRVKFTSAAYPESLPMTAVRR
- a CDS encoding putative bifunctional diguanylate cyclase/phosphodiesterase, which codes for MAKPDHRPDGSADTSDPARERNLLARKWAYLLSGVTVVSLSREGLEEELRGLLDAFCAHLLERPAGTSAAERIGQRLVSLGYVGEPGLRCTLDVLGKGLPALAELQPPDRFAERIVLGLGALSCGFLLAHERSVLDQQEIMHLSLLKAVRDAQWNLKESEARFDEVVTSSASGIAVVRLDGRIARANTALADMLGHPSGELTGMGLYDLVHPDSVEIFREAMQTLLEDGGRDRIRQSQRLLRKDGDVARISLTASLLRDAGDRPRHFVVVVEDGTELMLLQSELSRQALHDVLTGLPNRQYFGTHLEAALRRADPVHGVTLLHVDLDAFGMICNSLGRRVGERVLVHFAQRLKAVVAHERAMIARFHSDEFGILIENTAMTPSIDTIVRAINDELAEPFFVEGHGLALSASAGVVHRPVKGIDPGELLRAADQTLRRAKARRRGQWKMFDPVADAADRRAQGLAVGMAGAWENGEIEVRYRPMVRLADGELAGVEARLHWDRPSEPLAHERCAELAEATGLVLPLGDWALRTASRQGEWWHQRLDFGLPVVAGLTEHQVTDEALGTRVTGLLADSGLPPEQLMIGVPVGALGTSGVVENLTALTGLGVRVLLDEFGMGPDDLRAIEDLPVGVVRVARRLAEWQAWTDSTFLGELVPLVRQVGATLVVDGIDTAGQADWWRDAGADLATGDYFGAADTAGAVVELLV
- a CDS encoding SAM-dependent methyltransferase, with product MTRSPEWVPPGVDISVPSMARTYDFMLGGRHNFAVDRAVGAQIEHVMPGLREAARVNRAFLGRAVRFMVGHGIRQFLDVGSGIPTVANVHEVAQACDPECRVVYVDRDPVAVAHSELLLAGNDHAAIVRADMRDPEKILDSPQVRGLLDLDEPLGLLMLLMLHWIPDESGPRELVGRYRAALADGSFLAVTHVTGDHQGENLTEATDAIKESRSPDQVTLRTHEEVTALFAGFEIVEPGLVGCGEWRPTGPSDISGTADMNTLVYAGIGSKNADGDRSARAKAQQG
- a CDS encoding MMPL family transporter, whose amino-acid sequence is MLPAGTPVVERVARWSTHHRAAAIFGWLALVALAWVIGTFTPGTDARSSPAGDAGTGQAALDRQDAREPFWENVLVPRDSPATTTDLVTALAASGAVADIRSPLVDPAQVSADGRSGLVTFRLLGTGTEIRANLVTATAAVDAVAARHPGDRLAQAGDLSVSGAVDRSIKEDIGRSETRSLPLTLLILLVVFGSLVAAAIPVLLAGTTVLATFGLLSAVDNWIPVNSATSSMTLLIGMAVGVDYSLFFLRRVREERAHGVEESIRIAARTSGHVIVVSGLTVALCVTGLLCTGLDNLRGLTVSTILVVGLAVLASVTVLPATLSLLGDRVDRARIPWLGRRRTVATRSRFWAGVASIVTRRPALWTGIAAGLLVLLALPAIGIRLQDPAPTESLPRSVPVIDAAARVQEAFPGSTMPAHVVLWSDRGPVDTPAVRRAIDEFTARTPKPAVVVPVGDALVVRVPLGGSGNDEAADRTLTALRETLLPQTIGRLDGVRFAVAGRTAEAHDFTAQVLDRAPYVFGFILLLAFVLLLVVFRSVVVPAVSILLNLLSVGAAYGVLTLVFQDGFLAPLVGFTPYGGVLGWLPMFLFVLLFGLSTDYHIFILSRIRERRQAGRPARDAIVEGTAGSSGVVTSAALIMTGVFSIFLSLAAIEYKMLGLGMAFAILLDATVVRGVLLPAALSLFGDRLWNPVAPREDPSRTFHFS